In the genome of Dioscorea cayenensis subsp. rotundata cultivar TDr96_F1 chromosome 1, TDr96_F1_v2_PseudoChromosome.rev07_lg8_w22 25.fasta, whole genome shotgun sequence, one region contains:
- the LOC120262853 gene encoding auxin-responsive protein SAUR36-like has translation MARKWQIAKSCSDSETCTTTSVAHKGRFTVYTCEGKRFMVPLEYLDSKIFQELFRMSEEEYGLPVDGSITLHCNEVFVKYIMLLLKKQVSKDVERALLSSILVPYQSSCSSLAVVHEQQVAVCGF, from the coding sequence ATGGCAAGGAAGTGGCAGATAGCAAAATCTTGTTCAGATTCAGAAACTTGCACTACTACTTCTGTTGCTCACAAGGGTCGCTTCACTGTTTACACTTGTGAAGGGAAAAGATTCATGGTTCCACTAGAGTACCTGGACAGCAAAATCTTCCAAGAACTATTCAGGATGTCGGAAGAAGAGTATGGTTTGCCGGTAGATGGGTCAATTACATTGCACTGCAATGAAGTTTTTGTGAAGTATATCATGTTGTTGTTGAAGAAACAAGTGTCTAAAGATGTGGAGAGAGCATTGCTTAGCTCCATTTTGGTTCCTTATCAATCCTCATGTTCCTCCCTTGCAGTAGTGCATGAACAACAAGTAGCTGTCTGTGGCTTTTGA
- the LOC120265145 gene encoding auxin-responsive protein SAUR36-like has product MARTWQKVASLKRKMSSPRADDVCSDFNACSTSYIAEKGHFNVYTWEGKRFMLPLAYLDISIFKELLRISEEEFGLLPNGPITLPCDAASMEYVLSLLRRGLSKEMEMALLSSIFSSCQSTISMFAVEQPQQVAVCSF; this is encoded by the coding sequence ATGGCAAGGACATGGCAGAAGGTTGCATCCTTGAAGAGAAAGATGTCATCACCAAGAGCTGATGATGTTTGCTCTGATTTCAATGCATGCAGTACATCATATATTGCAGAGAAGGGCCATTTCAATGTGTACACTTGGGAGGGGAAGCGTTTCATGCTTCCCTTGGCATACCTTGATATTAGTATTTTCAAGGAGCTGTTGAGGATATCTGAGGAAGAATTTGGTTTGCTGCCCAATGGTCCCATCACATTGCCCTGTGATGCAGCATCCATGGAGTATGTGTTGTCCTTACTAAGAAGAGGATTGTctaaggagatggagatggcCTTGCTTAGCTCCATTTTCAGCTCTTGCCAATCAACTATTTCTATGTTTGCTGTTGAGCAACCTCAACAAGTTGCAGTTTGTAGTTTTTGA